Proteins encoded within one genomic window of bacterium:
- a CDS encoding tetratricopeptide repeat protein has product MRLSDLKLAKPSLRHIAKPWGLTTSLTGFFGDFFKPWISIPPLLLVISLVGFAVALVLFRKKAAVEGLEPTYNSKLGGVLSYFALSIFGWTVLTFVFYATPKEGVTASLVPQIAELQRSVLKIGEDVGEVKTSVGRIEEKVDQLLKGGTLVSDPKTPEEFYANARLYEVKGNTGEAIKSYEQFLQMAPDYIDAHLAYQTLMNNTQGLEATRARYVELKAKYPDNAVVALATIRTLPERSERLAQLQALAAKHPNVGPIGYELAQEYLRPGPGNITIEEMKEAKAAFERFAKADEKGGVKPFYIDKKDLDAVYRKKAEYDKMVTAFYGSMVDRPVEMKVTLLTHGLVDVTISPREMGVKKIYYSIDDPNPTIDTGPSQVPDPMTQEMTPNIQVSGKLPLGKHVLYAKYVDAKGKESPVFQHAFEVTPISAFVDAMPGTLGSTAKNYSVSFQSNDGKDYEFFYGVDQAAPDKPASGGHVALEGLPAGGHELFYYGVSGGQKTEVYRVKLSQ; this is encoded by the coding sequence ATGCGCCTATCGGATCTTAAATTAGCCAAGCCATCCCTGCGGCATATTGCGAAGCCCTGGGGCCTGACCACCTCCCTCACCGGATTCTTCGGCGATTTTTTCAAGCCCTGGATTTCGATACCTCCGCTGCTGCTTGTGATCTCCTTGGTCGGTTTCGCGGTGGCCCTCGTCTTGTTCCGAAAAAAAGCGGCGGTCGAGGGATTAGAGCCAACCTACAACTCGAAGTTGGGCGGCGTGCTCAGCTATTTCGCGCTCTCGATCTTCGGCTGGACGGTCTTGACCTTCGTCTTTTACGCGACGCCGAAAGAAGGCGTGACCGCCAGCTTGGTTCCCCAGATCGCCGAGCTGCAACGAAGCGTCCTGAAGATCGGCGAGGACGTCGGGGAAGTCAAAACGTCGGTCGGGCGGATCGAGGAAAAGGTCGACCAGTTGCTCAAGGGCGGAACCCTGGTTTCGGATCCGAAGACGCCGGAAGAATTTTACGCCAACGCCCGCCTTTACGAGGTGAAGGGAAACACCGGCGAGGCGATCAAGTCCTACGAGCAATTTTTACAAATGGCGCCGGATTACATCGACGCCCATCTGGCCTATCAAACCCTGATGAACAACACCCAAGGCCTCGAAGCGACGCGGGCCCGTTACGTCGAGCTGAAAGCCAAGTATCCGGACAATGCCGTCGTGGCGCTGGCGACCATTCGGACCTTGCCCGAAAGGAGTGAGAGGCTGGCGCAGCTGCAGGCGCTGGCCGCCAAGCATCCCAACGTCGGGCCGATCGGCTACGAGCTCGCCCAGGAATACCTGCGGCCGGGACCCGGCAACATCACCATCGAGGAAATGAAAGAAGCCAAGGCAGCCTTCGAGCGCTTCGCCAAAGCCGATGAGAAGGGCGGCGTGAAGCCATTTTATATCGACAAGAAGGATTTGGACGCGGTTTATCGCAAGAAAGCGGAGTACGATAAGATGGTGACTGCCTTCTACGGCTCAATGGTCGATCGGCCGGTCGAAATGAAGGTGACGCTCCTGACCCATGGCTTGGTGGACGTGACGATCAGCCCCCGCGAAATGGGCGTGAAGAAGATCTACTATTCGATCGACGATCCCAATCCCACGATCGACACCGGCCCGAGCCAGGTTCCCGATCCGATGACCCAGGAGATGACTCCGAACATCCAGGTCAGCGGAAAGCTCCCGCTGGGCAAGCACGTGCTATACGCCAAATACGTGGATGCCAAGGGCAAGGAGAGCCCGGTCTTCCAACATGCCTTCGAGGTCACGCCGATCTCGGCTTTTGTCGATGCGATGCCGGGGACTTTGGGAAGCACCGCGAAGAACTATTCGGTTTCCTTCCAAAGCAATGATGGGAAGGACTATGAGTTTTTCTACGGCGTGGACCAAGCGGCGCCCGACAAACCGGCTAGTGGCGGGCATGTGGCGCTGGAGGGGCTGCCGGCGGGCGGGCATGAGTTGTTTTATTACGGCGTTAGCGGGGGACAGAAGACCGAGGTTTATCGGGTCAAGCTTTCGCAGTGA